The genomic interval TTCGTCACCGGCCCGCTCGAGGAGATGATGAAAGCCAACCAGGAAGGCAAAGGCCGCACCATCGCCGAGGTGGTGGCGATCGGCCCGCCGCTGATGATGCGGGCGGTCTCCGACCTCACCAAGCCGTATGGCGTGAAGACCGTGGCCAGCCTCAACTCGATCATGGTGGACGCGACGGGGATGTGCGGCGCCTGCATGGTGCCGGTGACCATCGACGGCAAGATGGTCCGCAAGCACGCCTGCATCGACGGCCCGGAAATCGACGCCCACATCATCGACTGGGACAAGTTCCTGCCCCGCTTCAACCAGTTCAAGACGCAGGAGCTGGAGAGCAAGAAGAAGCACGGGTTCGTGTAGGGCACCGCGTACGCAACACCGTCATTGCGAGCGAAGCGAAGCAATCCGGCTCCGTGCACCGAGCTGGATTGCTTCGCCGCTTCGCTCCTCGCAATGACGGACGAGAGGCTTTCGCTGAAATGGCCGGGTTCGCCCGGCCTTTTTCGTTGGCGTCCCCGGCGGATCTGGTGGCTGGAAAGGGGTGCCAAAAGCCCCAAGACCCCTTAAGTTGCGGCCATGCCGAAAAGCTCCAAGTCCGCCGCTGCGACGCCTGCCGCTTCCTCCGCCACGCCCCCTGCCCCGGCCGGCGTCAAGCCGCCCGGCAAGGGTGACCACGTGTTCCTGGTCGACGGCTCGTCGTACATTTTCCGCGCCTATCACGCGCTGCCGCCGCTCAACCGCAAATCCGACGGGCTGCAGGTCAATGCCGTGCTCGGCTTCTGCAACATGCTGTGGAAGCTGCTGCGCGACATGCCGCCGGAGAACCGGCCGACGCATCTGGCGATCATCTTCGACAAGTCGGAAGTCACCTTCCGCAACGAGCTCTACCCCGAATACAAGGCGCACCGGCCGCCGGCGCCTGAGGATCTGATCCCGCAATTCGGCCTGATCCGCGAGGCGGTGCGGGCGTTCGATCTGCCGTGCCTGGAACAGTCCGGCTTCGAGGCCGACGATTTGATCGCCACCTACGTGCGCGAGGCCTGCGAGGCCGGGGCGACGGCGACGATCGTGTCGTCCGACAAGGATCTGATGCAGCTCGTGACCGACTGCGTGGTGATGTACGACACCATGAAGGACCGCCGCATCGGCGTGCCCGAGGTGATCGAGAAATTCGGCGTGCCGCCGGCCAAGGTCGTCGAGGTCCAGGCGCTCGCCGGCGACAGCGTCGACAACGTGCCGGGCGTGCCGGGCATCGGCATCAAGACCGCGGCGCAGCTGATCAATGAATATGGCGACCTCGACACGCTGCTGGCGCGCGCCGCCGAGATCAAGCAGCCGAAGCGGCGCGAGGCGCTGATCGAGAACGCCGAGAAGGCGCGGATCTCGCGCAAGCTGGTGCTGCTCGACGACCATGTGAAGCTCGACGTGCCGCTGGCCGAGCTCGCGGTGCACGAGCCAGACGCGCGCAAGCTGGTGGCGTTCCTCAAGGCGATGGAATTCACCACGCTGACGCGGCGCGTCGCCGAATATGCCCAGATCGATCCGTCGGATGTCGAGGCGGAGACGGCGTTGAAGTCGGCCGTTCCGCCGCTGGCGAGGAGCGGCGTTGCCGCGAGCGGCGATTTGTTTGCGGGGCAAGAGCCCTCACCCCAGCCCTCCCCCGCAAGCGTGGGAGGAAGCGCGCCGCAAGCGGGGCAAAGTGGTCCGCTGAATGCGGGCCGCGGCCGCGACGGCAAGCCGGGCGTCGTGCTGTCGCCGGAGACGCTGGTGGCCGCGCGGGCCGAGGCCGCCCGCAAGGTCCCGGTCGATCGCACCGCCTACAAGACGCTGCGCACGCTGGACGAGCTGCACGCTGTCATCGCCCGCATCCACGACACCGGCGTGGTGGCGCTGGAAGCGGTCGCGACCTCGATCGATCCGATGCAGGCGGAGCTGACCGGCGTTGCGCTGGCGCTCGGCCCGAATGATGCCTGCTACATCCCGCTCGGCCACAAGCAGGCCGGCGATGGCGACGGCCTGTTCGCTGCCGGCCTCGCGCCCGATCAGCTCGGCACCCGCGACGCACTCGATGCGCTCAAGCCGGTCTTCGAGTCCGCAGGCGTCGCCAAGGTCGGCTTCGCGATCAAGTTTGCCGCAGTGCTGCTGGCGCAGCATGGCCTGACCTTGCGCAACATCGACGATCCGCAACTGATGTCCTACGCGCTCGATGCCGGCCGCGGCAGCCATGGGCTCGATGCGCTGTCCGAGAGCAATCTCGGCCATACGCTGCACACGCTGACCGAGCTGACCGGCACCGGCAAAAACAAGATCGGCTTCGATCAGGTCGGAATCGACCGCGCCACCGCCTATGCGGCCGAACGCGCCGACGTGGCGTTGCGGCTGGCGCGCGTGCTGAAACCGCGCCTTGTCGCAGGCAGCATGACCGCGGTGTACGAGACACTGGAACGTCCGCTGGTCGGCGTGCTGGCGCGGATGGAGCGGCGCGGCATCTCGATCGACCGACAGGTGCTGTCGCGGCTGTCGTCCGATTTCGCCCAGACCGCGGCGCGGATCGAGGCCGAGATCCGCGAACTCGCCGGCGAGGACATCAATATCGGCAGCCCGAAGCAGCTCGGCGACATCCTGTTCGGCAAGATGGGCCTGCCGGGCGGCAGCAAGACCAAGACCGGCGCGTGGTCGACTTCGGCGCAGGTGCTCGACGAACTCGCCGAGCAGGGCCACGAATTCCCGAAGAAGATTTTGGAGTGGCGGCAGGTCAGCAAGCTGCGCTCGACCTACACCGACGCGCTG from Rhodopseudomonas palustris carries:
- the polA gene encoding DNA polymerase I, encoding MPKSSKSAAATPAASSATPPAPAGVKPPGKGDHVFLVDGSSYIFRAYHALPPLNRKSDGLQVNAVLGFCNMLWKLLRDMPPENRPTHLAIIFDKSEVTFRNELYPEYKAHRPPAPEDLIPQFGLIREAVRAFDLPCLEQSGFEADDLIATYVREACEAGATATIVSSDKDLMQLVTDCVVMYDTMKDRRIGVPEVIEKFGVPPAKVVEVQALAGDSVDNVPGVPGIGIKTAAQLINEYGDLDTLLARAAEIKQPKRREALIENAEKARISRKLVLLDDHVKLDVPLAELAVHEPDARKLVAFLKAMEFTTLTRRVAEYAQIDPSDVEAETALKSAVPPLARSGVAASGDLFAGQEPSPQPSPASVGGSAPQAGQSGPLNAGRGRDGKPGVVLSPETLVAARAEAARKVPVDRTAYKTLRTLDELHAVIARIHDTGVVALEAVATSIDPMQAELTGVALALGPNDACYIPLGHKQAGDGDGLFAAGLAPDQLGTRDALDALKPVFESAGVAKVGFAIKFAAVLLAQHGLTLRNIDDPQLMSYALDAGRGSHGLDALSESNLGHTLHTLTELTGTGKNKIGFDQVGIDRATAYAAERADVALRLARVLKPRLVAGSMTAVYETLERPLVGVLARMERRGISIDRQVLSRLSSDFAQTAARIEAEIRELAGEDINIGSPKQLGDILFGKMGLPGGSKTKTGAWSTSAQVLDELAEQGHEFPKKILEWRQVSKLRSTYTDALPTYVHPQTHRVHTTYALAATTTGRLSSNEPNLQNIPVRTEDGRKIRRAFVATPGNKLVSADYSQIELRLLSEVADVPALRKAFQDGIDIHAMTASEMFGVPVEGMPSEIRRRAKAINFGIIYGISAFGLANQLGIPREEAGAYIKRYFERFPGIRAYMDETRDFCRTHGYVTTLFGRKCHYPDIKASNPSIRAFNERAAINARLQGSAADIIRRAMVRMEDALAEKKLSAQMLLQVHDELIFEVPKSEVEATLPVVRSVMQDAPFPAVILNVPLQVDARAADNWDEAH